The nucleotide sequence ACAGGCTGGCAGCCCGGTGATGATTTTCTGCCCATTGATTCAGGTGATCCCCACGGTGCCGCGCAGGTGATTTTGAACGAATCATCCCAATAATCGACCCTGCAGTGTGGCATCTGCATTGGTGGTTTATCAAGCAAAAATTATTATATAGGCTGGAGAAACGCATATTAAAATAATCGTCAATATTGGATATTGCAAACAGGTAGGGCTGGATGTACACTGCATCCCGAAGCATGAATTATGATCTAACATGGTGCTACAGGAGGTTCGAAATGAAACGCAGGGATAAAATCATTGTTTGGTGTATGACGGCTATATTGGGGAGCACATCAGTACTCATGGCCGCAACCGTTCGTAAGCCGGTCGTTATTGAAGGAAAACAGTCGTTGCCATTGCGGGTACTGACGCGACCATTCTCCAGTATTTATCAGAATCCGGATGAGGCATCCGCAATGATTCAGGAAAACGTGGACGCATTTCAACCCTTCTATGTTTATACGCGTCCGATCCCGTCGGATTTGGAAGAAGACACGCTGTGGTATGAAGTGGGCAGCGATAATCGGGGCCATGTGCTGGGCTGGATGAAGGCCGACGATGTGATGGAATGGAAACAGGCAATGTGTCTGGCATATACACATCCCGAAGGCCGCAATCCCGTAATGATGTTTAAGAAACACGATGATCTGGCGAATTTGGCAGCCAGTGATATCGACGAACGCGAATCACAGGCGGCGGCATTGTATGAGGCACTGGACGCCGGAGCGATACCTGATGAATTTCCATTGATATCAGTCGAGCCCAAGCGTGCGGTGTTCATGTTTATTGAAGATCAGTTCTATCTGCTTCCCATTATTGAGCACGAAGAGGTCGAGATAGATGGGAGGGAAGGGCGTCTGCTGAAACTGGCGGCGGCGACCAGTGCAAAGGCGGGCCGTGGCGCGACCACCGTTGCTGACCAGGAATTTATCCAGCAGGCTACGACGGCAACGGAGGGCGCCAGCCGAGCGGTAAAAGATTTGAAAATCGATCTGATTTACGTGATTGATTTAACAACCAGTATGCAGCCCTACATTGATGCAACGAAAAATGCGGTTAAAGCCGTTGCTGAAGAAATTGCCGGTGATCCTGATCTGAACAGCAATGTACGGATGGGACTTTGGGGATTTCGTGATTCCACTGACATTCAGGGTATGAATTTTATCACAAAGAACTTTACCCCGGAACTTGTGGATGCATCCTCATTTGTTTCGGTAATGGACGATGTCAAAGCCGCAAATGTCGGAAGCAAAGGCTATGCGGAAGACGTATTCTCCGGCGTAGACAAAGCCTTGTCGGAATCTATGTGGGGCGACGGAACGATGAAGTTCGTTGTGCTTGTGGGTGATGCCCCATCCCATGAAAAAGGACATAAGTGGAATGCATCAGGCAAAGGAGCCGAAGAATTACGTAAACTGGCTGATGATACACGCGTCAAT is from Spartobacteria bacterium and encodes:
- a CDS encoding VWA domain-containing protein; translation: MTAILGSTSVLMAATVRKPVVIEGKQSLPLRVLTRPFSSIYQNPDEASAMIQENVDAFQPFYVYTRPIPSDLEEDTLWYEVGSDNRGHVLGWMKADDVMEWKQAMCLAYTHPEGRNPVMMFKKHDDLANLAASDIDERESQAAALYEALDAGAIPDEFPLISVEPKRAVFMFIEDQFYLLPIIEHEEVEIDGREGRLLKLAAATSAKAGRGATTVADQEFIQQATTATEGASRAVKDLKIDLIYVIDLTTSMQPYIDATKNAVKAVAEEIAGDPDLNSNVRMGLWGFRDSTDIQGMNFITKNFTPELVDASSFVSVMDDVKAANVGSKGYAEDVFSGVDKALSESMWGDGTMKFVVLVGDAPSHEKGHKWNASGKGAEELRKLADDTRVNISAVHIKNPKAVEYHDLTEEQFSKLSENRGIGSAGGSSYIDVSSDDMAGFDALSGQMIGVFKETMTQARKKGDVSEVMAQGEVQEEPNDFDVDEDEEAAVKTEAIAAQAREMTSQMVRAALVDWIGKAEGVQAPRDISAWVIDKDLMDPAIPSLEVRVLINKNELDSLRTVLQEIMVAGRRGQIAGDDFFDALQATSATLSVTPEQIRSAATLADTGLIPEFLMDLPYKSRIMSMSNDDWQNWSLDQQDEFLNDLDAKISYYMALHDEPGVWVQLNSGDDPDEYVHPITMEMLP